A genome region from Aliivibrio salmonicida LFI1238 includes the following:
- a CDS encoding gamma carbonic anhydrase family protein — MNSSLRSYKSTFPTIGLRSYIDSSSILIGDINIGDDCSVWPLVVARGDVNSIVIGQRTNIQDGSILHVTHKNPENPKGAPLLIGDDVTIGHKVMLHGCEIKDRVLVGMGSIILDNAIIESDVMIGAGSLIPPNKILKSGYLYIGSPVKQVRSLSTDEIGFLKKSAMNYVSFKNSYINEEAI; from the coding sequence ATGAATTCATCATTACGTAGCTATAAATCAACCTTTCCTACTATTGGCTTACGCTCTTATATAGATTCATCAAGCATTTTAATTGGAGATATCAATATTGGTGATGATTGCAGTGTTTGGCCTTTAGTTGTAGCTCGAGGTGATGTGAATTCAATAGTAATAGGACAACGAACCAATATCCAAGATGGTTCCATCTTACATGTCACACATAAAAATCCAGAAAACCCGAAAGGAGCCCCATTACTTATTGGAGATGACGTAACTATTGGTCACAAAGTTATGCTTCATGGGTGTGAAATAAAGGATCGTGTTCTTGTTGGTATGGGAAGCATCATTTTAGATAATGCTATTATTGAATCGGATGTCATGATTGGAGCTGGTAGCTTAATTCCACCCAATAAAATATTAAAGAGTGGCTACCTTTATATAGGTAGCCCGGTAAAACAAGTAAGATCGTTATCAACTGATGAAATTGGCTTTCTAAAAAAATCAGCGATGAATTACGTTTCATTTAAAAATAGTTATATAAATGAGGAAGCTATTTAA
- a CDS encoding DUF1488 family protein, giving the protein MLFSDGQQWNPEKQCIILYAQQMGNLIPCLVFVSWLASESGETITNELDALRIFEEYRFDIEEHAEALIEDEEFNASGEVEIK; this is encoded by the coding sequence ATTCTCTTTTCTGATGGGCAACAATGGAACCCTGAAAAGCAATGTATTATTTTATATGCTCAACAAATGGGTAATTTAATACCATGTCTTGTCTTTGTTTCATGGCTTGCGTCAGAAAGTGGAGAAACAATAACAAATGAGCTTGATGCTTTACGTATTTTTGAGGAATATCGTTTTGATATAGAGGAACATGCAGAAGCATTGATTGAAGATGAAGAGTTCAATGCTTCTGGGGAAGTTGAGATTAAATAG